Proteins co-encoded in one Metabacillus sp. KUDC1714 genomic window:
- a CDS encoding cache domain-containing sensor histidine kinase: protein MMKQPILKLNNFPIRHKIITLLLLISILPSIGLGLLTGFTVDRIIDKQATQHTLQLIGQVNKTLESYASNMQNISYLLSMDPEIENFLSQQEIGSNQTEEELYSIRQFMQGLSTLYPEVAGILVVNSQGDYLSNELYSRSETNLTEESWYKEAVKNEGIFKILGHPTNRKITSHVNYKNNEVVTVVRAILEPETQKVTGVVLIDLKLRVIAEATKNVTLGKSGYLMVIDENGEEIYAPAKPLINEIPKRILKSGDSGSFSEKVDGNTLQFIYQKQPFTNWTTVGIFLTRESVIEVRTIHLYVICFVFFVCLFGVTASYYLSNSMSKPIVQLMSFMKKVESGNLTIRYKGVRKDEIGMLGRSFNKMIVKINRLISLAERHERQKREAELRSLQAHIKPHFLYNTLDTISWMARKRGADDVAEVVASLSRLFRIGLSKGNDIILLTDEITHIQSYLSIQKARYRDKLNYSINIEPEIHDVMILKLVLQPIVENAIYHGIKERKGPGFISIQVKGNQEFIIITVTDDGKGIPSDKLELLREKMDTLYNLDVEKGKPVDFGYGMMNVQARIKLTYGDQYSLSIDSQLGEGTTVTIHLPIQRNSINADKS from the coding sequence ATGATGAAGCAACCAATCTTAAAATTAAATAACTTTCCGATTAGGCATAAAATCATTACTTTATTGCTATTAATAAGTATTTTACCTTCCATTGGTTTAGGCTTACTGACTGGATTTACGGTTGATCGTATTATCGATAAACAAGCAACCCAACATACACTTCAACTAATCGGACAAGTTAATAAAACATTGGAATCCTATGCAAGTAATATGCAGAATATAAGCTATTTACTTTCAATGGATCCAGAAATAGAAAATTTCCTCAGCCAACAAGAGATAGGGAGCAATCAAACAGAGGAAGAATTATATTCAATCCGCCAATTTATGCAAGGGCTTTCAACGTTGTATCCAGAAGTTGCAGGGATTTTAGTCGTAAATAGCCAAGGAGATTACCTAAGTAATGAACTGTACTCAAGGTCTGAAACAAATCTGACTGAAGAATCCTGGTACAAAGAAGCGGTAAAAAATGAAGGGATATTTAAAATTCTTGGTCATCCTACTAATCGAAAAATTACAAGTCATGTAAATTATAAAAATAATGAAGTGGTTACAGTTGTTCGAGCAATCTTAGAGCCTGAAACACAGAAGGTTACGGGTGTAGTTTTAATTGACTTAAAACTACGCGTAATCGCAGAAGCAACAAAAAATGTAACACTAGGCAAGTCTGGGTACTTGATGGTAATCGATGAAAATGGAGAAGAGATCTATGCTCCTGCAAAACCACTAATTAACGAAATCCCAAAGAGAATACTGAAAAGTGGTGATTCAGGTTCATTTTCTGAGAAGGTTGATGGAAATACGCTGCAATTTATCTACCAAAAGCAGCCGTTTACAAATTGGACAACTGTAGGGATCTTTTTAACAAGAGAATCTGTCATTGAGGTAAGAACAATCCATTTATATGTCATATGCTTTGTCTTTTTTGTCTGTTTATTTGGTGTAACAGCATCCTATTATCTTTCAAATTCAATGTCAAAGCCAATTGTTCAGCTGATGTCATTTATGAAAAAAGTAGAATCTGGCAATCTAACTATCCGCTATAAAGGTGTTCGAAAAGATGAAATAGGGATGCTTGGGCGTAGTTTTAATAAGATGATTGTAAAAATAAATCGTCTTATATCTCTGGCAGAGAGACACGAACGTCAAAAGAGAGAAGCTGAACTCCGAAGTCTTCAAGCACATATAAAACCACATTTTTTATACAATACGTTAGACACTATTAGCTGGATGGCAAGGAAAAGAGGAGCAGACGATGTTGCAGAAGTGGTTGCTTCCTTATCAAGATTGTTTCGTATTGGTTTAAGTAAAGGTAATGATATCATCCTTTTGACTGACGAAATAACACATATACAAAGTTATTTAAGCATCCAAAAAGCTAGGTATCGCGATAAACTAAATTATTCAATTAATATTGAACCAGAGATTCATGATGTAATGATTTTAAAGCTTGTATTACAGCCAATTGTAGAAAACGCAATATACCATGGAATAAAAGAAAGAAAAGGACCAGGCTTTATTTCTATACAAGTAAAAGGTAACCAAGAATTTATAATTATTACCGTAACAGATGATGGCAAAGGAATACCTAGTGATAAACTTGAACTTCTTAGAGAAAAGATGGATACCCTATACAATCTAGATGTAGAAAAAGGAAAACCAGTGGACTTTGGTTATGGGATGATGAATGTTCAGGCAAGAATTAAATTAACATATGGGGACCAATATAGCTTAAGCATTGATAGTCAATTAGGCGAAGGGACAACCGTCACGATTCATCTTCCTATCCAAAGGAATAGTATCAATGCTGATAAGTCTTAA
- a CDS encoding YjiH family protein, whose amino-acid sequence MEKPQQHIAKREQGKPYSITDYLQFMIPSLIGIFLFVIPLSINGKFTIPVAILANFVEGLLSGYLPYIATIIMTVTALLSLQAKLVKPEYIVNSPFLDKLFRVTWVWQIARIFGMIFSILALFKIGPETIWSENTAGLLLYDLIPVLFSVFLFAGLFLPLLLDFGLLELCGALFTKVMRPLFKLPGRSSIDCLASWLGDGTIGVLLTNKQYEDGYYTKREAAIIGTTFSVVSITFTIVIISYLKLDNYFAPFYLTIVLSGLACAFISPRIPPLSRKPDTYYGDKEAIDEVVPTNVSAFKWGLTNAVKQAKKNNNYANMLKSGMQNVFDMWLGVLPIVMAIGTIALIIAEYTPVFKILGAPFIPILEFMQIPEANEAAQTMVVGFADMFLPAIIGSGIESDMTRFVIGCISISQLIYMSEVGGLLLGSKLPVSFIDLVVIFLQRTIISLPIIVLMAHLIF is encoded by the coding sequence ATGGAAAAACCACAGCAACACATTGCGAAAAGAGAACAAGGAAAGCCTTATAGTATAACAGACTATTTACAATTTATGATTCCTTCATTAATCGGAATTTTTCTATTTGTTATCCCACTTTCTATTAATGGGAAGTTTACAATTCCAGTTGCGATTTTGGCAAATTTTGTAGAAGGTCTTTTGTCAGGTTATTTACCTTATATCGCGACAATCATTATGACTGTCACCGCTTTATTATCTTTACAGGCCAAATTAGTGAAACCGGAATATATTGTTAACTCTCCTTTTCTTGATAAATTATTTCGCGTAACATGGGTTTGGCAAATTGCACGGATTTTCGGAATGATCTTCTCAATTTTGGCTTTATTTAAAATTGGGCCAGAAACAATTTGGTCTGAAAACACAGCTGGATTATTACTTTATGACTTAATTCCAGTGCTATTTTCAGTGTTCCTTTTTGCAGGACTATTTTTACCTTTACTACTTGATTTTGGTCTACTTGAATTATGCGGAGCTTTATTTACAAAGGTAATGAGACCATTGTTTAAACTTCCTGGTCGATCTTCTATTGATTGTCTTGCTTCATGGCTTGGCGACGGAACAATTGGCGTGTTATTAACAAACAAACAATACGAAGATGGCTATTATACAAAGCGCGAAGCAGCGATTATCGGTACAACATTTTCAGTTGTTTCCATCACATTTACAATCGTTATTATTAGTTATTTAAAACTTGATAACTACTTTGCTCCCTTTTATTTAACAATTGTATTATCAGGTCTTGCGTGTGCATTTATTAGCCCACGAATTCCTCCGCTGTCAAGAAAACCTGATACCTATTATGGTGATAAAGAAGCAATTGATGAGGTAGTACCTACTAATGTTTCTGCCTTCAAATGGGGACTTACGAATGCAGTAAAGCAGGCGAAAAAGAATAATAACTATGCGAATATGCTAAAAAGTGGTATGCAGAATGTATTCGATATGTGGCTGGGCGTACTTCCAATCGTAATGGCTATTGGAACGATCGCATTAATTATCGCGGAATACACACCAGTTTTCAAAATACTAGGTGCACCATTTATTCCAATCTTAGAATTTATGCAAATACCGGAAGCAAATGAAGCTGCGCAAACAATGGTAGTAGGCTTTGCTGACATGTTCCTACCAGCCATTATCGGAAGTGGAATCGAAAGTGACATGACCCGTTTTGTCATTGGCTGTATTTCAATCTCACAGCTAATCTACATGTCAGAGGTTGGTGGTTTACTACTAGGATCAAAATTACCAGTTTCCTTTATTGATTTAGTCGTAATCTTTTTACAACGTACGATCATATCACTACCGATTATAGTTTTAATGGCACATCTTATTTTTTAG
- a CDS encoding substrate-binding domain-containing protein: protein MKKLLIVYVFLFSIFFIYLYNYHLKEPHSSPFGQNEERLQGEIGEKYVLVTFQAGIDYWKSAIKGFEDAASELNVSVEYRGATQYDSHEQITVLEQVIAKNPAGIALSAINPYELKTTINKAIEAGIPVVLFDSDAPASKAYSFLGTNNYEAGVTGAHKMAALLDHKGKIAVVTLPNQLNHKERTDGFVETIRNEYPDMEVVAIKDGKGDQLLSEQAATEIIKLYPDLKGVFATEANGGVGIADATRSLKKEKAIKIISFDTDKQTLDKIKEGVISATLAQGSWNMGYWSLQFLFQHNQETSTQQQSVQSAILPKYVDTGISIVTDENVEDYYAD, encoded by the coding sequence GTGAAAAAACTTTTAATTGTTTATGTCTTCTTATTTTCAATCTTTTTCATTTACTTGTATAACTATCACTTAAAGGAGCCTCATTCAAGTCCATTTGGTCAGAATGAAGAGCGATTACAAGGTGAAATTGGAGAAAAATATGTCTTGGTTACATTTCAGGCTGGAATCGATTATTGGAAGAGTGCCATTAAAGGTTTTGAGGATGCGGCTAGTGAACTAAACGTTTCAGTTGAATACCGTGGTGCAACTCAGTATGATTCCCATGAACAAATTACAGTTTTAGAGCAAGTGATCGCTAAGAACCCAGCTGGCATTGCATTATCTGCGATCAATCCATATGAATTAAAAACTACGATAAATAAGGCAATTGAAGCAGGTATTCCCGTTGTATTATTTGATTCTGATGCCCCTGCAAGTAAGGCTTACTCATTTTTGGGAACAAACAATTATGAAGCAGGTGTAACAGGTGCACATAAAATGGCAGCTTTACTTGATCATAAAGGAAAAATTGCCGTTGTCACATTGCCTAATCAACTTAACCATAAAGAAAGAACCGATGGCTTTGTTGAAACAATTCGTAATGAATATCCTGACATGGAAGTTGTAGCCATAAAAGATGGGAAAGGTGACCAGCTCCTTTCGGAACAAGCTGCTACAGAAATAATAAAGCTCTATCCAGATTTAAAAGGGGTATTTGCAACAGAAGCAAACGGTGGAGTTGGAATTGCAGATGCAACCCGGTCATTGAAAAAGGAAAAAGCGATCAAAATTATTAGCTTTGATACTGACAAACAAACACTTGATAAGATAAAGGAAGGCGTTATTTCTGCTACATTAGCTCAAGGTAGTTGGAACATGGGGTATTGGTCCTTACAATTCCTGTTTCAGCATAATCAAGAAACATCTACTCAGCAACAGAGTGTCCAATCGGCTATTTTACCAAAGTATGTTGATACAGGAATTTCAATTGTAACTGATGAAAATGTCGAAGATTATTATGCAGACTGA
- the mmsA gene encoding multiple monosaccharide ABC transporter ATP-binding protein, with product MSNIILEMRNITKEFPGVKALENVNLQVKEGEIHALCGENGAGKSTLMKVLSGVYPHGSYTGDILFQKQVCSFKNIKQSEELGIVIIHQELALIPELSIAENIFLGNEISNSGVINWNMTTMKTMDLLKKVGLTESPNMKVDNIGVGKQQLVEIAKALSKKVKLLILDEPTASLNEDDSENLLNLLLEFKKQGMSAIIISHKLNEIEKVADSITILRDGQTIETLNMKKDNVTEDRIIKGMVGRDLTNRYPARTPKIGQTIFAVKNWNVYHPLHSDRKVIDDVNFHIRKGEIVGIAGLMGAGRTELAMSIFGKSYGKKISGQIMKDAIEVQFNDVTSAIDQGIAYVSEDRKGNGLILMEDIKQNITLASLNKISKQSILDKNKEIIVAEEYRKKLRIKTPSIFQKAGNLSGGNQQKIVLSKWIFSEPDILILDEPTRGIDVGAKYEIYSIINDLAMDGKGILIISSELPELLGMCDRIYCLNEGSITGEVTKAEANQEKLMTYMTKSKVRR from the coding sequence ATGTCAAATATAATCCTAGAAATGCGGAATATTACGAAAGAATTTCCAGGTGTTAAAGCACTTGAAAACGTAAACTTACAGGTCAAAGAAGGAGAGATTCATGCCTTATGTGGTGAAAATGGGGCAGGTAAATCTACGCTAATGAAGGTGTTAAGTGGTGTATATCCACATGGCTCCTATACAGGTGACATTCTGTTTCAAAAACAGGTTTGTAGCTTTAAAAATATTAAACAAAGTGAAGAATTAGGGATTGTTATTATCCATCAAGAACTAGCCCTTATTCCTGAATTATCAATAGCTGAGAACATTTTTTTAGGCAATGAAATATCTAATAGCGGTGTGATCAATTGGAATATGACGACAATGAAGACGATGGATTTACTTAAAAAGGTAGGTCTTACTGAATCTCCAAATATGAAGGTTGATAATATTGGGGTAGGGAAACAGCAATTAGTCGAAATTGCGAAAGCACTATCAAAGAAAGTGAAGCTTCTTATTTTAGATGAACCAACAGCTTCCTTAAATGAAGATGACAGCGAAAACTTATTAAATCTTCTATTAGAATTTAAAAAACAAGGAATGTCAGCTATTATTATCTCACATAAATTAAATGAAATTGAAAAGGTTGCAGATTCGATTACGATTTTACGAGATGGCCAAACAATTGAAACTTTAAATATGAAAAAAGACAATGTGACAGAGGATCGAATCATTAAGGGTATGGTAGGTCGTGATCTCACAAATCGTTATCCAGCAAGAACTCCCAAAATTGGCCAAACCATTTTTGCGGTGAAAAATTGGAATGTTTACCATCCATTGCATTCAGATCGAAAAGTAATCGATGATGTTAATTTTCATATTCGCAAAGGTGAAATTGTCGGTATCGCCGGTTTAATGGGTGCGGGTCGAACCGAGCTTGCGATGAGTATTTTTGGTAAATCGTACGGGAAGAAAATTAGCGGTCAAATTATGAAGGATGCGATTGAGGTTCAATTTAATGATGTAACCTCTGCAATTGATCAAGGAATAGCCTATGTTTCCGAGGATAGAAAAGGAAACGGTCTCATTTTAATGGAAGATATTAAACAAAATATTACCTTAGCAAGCTTAAATAAAATTTCAAAGCAATCGATTTTAGATAAAAACAAAGAAATCATTGTAGCAGAAGAATATCGCAAAAAGTTAAGGATCAAAACACCAAGTATCTTTCAAAAAGCTGGGAATCTAAGTGGAGGGAACCAGCAGAAGATTGTCTTAAGTAAATGGATATTCTCTGAACCTGATATTTTAATCTTAGATGAACCAACACGTGGGATTGATGTAGGAGCGAAATATGAAATTTACTCGATTATTAACGATTTAGCGATGGATGGAAAAGGAATCTTAATTATTTCATCAGAGCTTCCAGAGCTATTAGGAATGTGTGACAGAATCTATTGTCTGAATGAAGGTAGCATCACAGGTGAGGTAACGAAAGCGGAAGCTAACCAAGAAAAACTGATGACATACATGACAAAAAGTAAGGTAAGGAGGTAA
- a CDS encoding AarF/UbiB family protein, with protein sequence MNSHDYAHSIVFVFKKGSIRVKQHHTDLELIGTGRSACVFRIKGTKKVIKIFPPQFIHIAQVESDIYRLLTHIDYFPTVYETGPNFLTMDYIKGDTLFSCLNKGIPINENHIKEVEHILELVRKTGLNPSDIHLRNIIITPDNKIKMIDVARFKQQKHCTQWEDLKNAYDRYYKHRFFPKRLPEFLLNFIAALYKRKLLVLNLANKKKVSG encoded by the coding sequence ATGAATAGTCATGATTATGCACATAGCATTGTATTTGTATTTAAAAAGGGAAGCATACGAGTAAAGCAGCATCACACAGACCTTGAATTAATCGGAACAGGTAGAAGTGCCTGTGTATTTAGAATAAAGGGTACGAAAAAAGTAATAAAAATATTTCCACCACAATTTATTCATATTGCCCAAGTAGAATCTGATATTTATAGATTGTTAACACACATCGACTATTTTCCAACCGTATATGAAACAGGTCCAAATTTTCTTACAATGGACTATATTAAAGGAGATACTCTTTTTTCTTGCTTAAACAAAGGTATTCCTATTAATGAGAACCATATTAAAGAAGTTGAACATATATTAGAACTTGTTAGAAAAACAGGGTTAAACCCTTCTGACATTCACTTGCGAAATATCATTATTACCCCAGACAACAAAATAAAAATGATTGATGTTGCCAGATTTAAACAACAAAAGCATTGTACTCAATGGGAAGATCTAAAGAATGCTTATGATCGCTATTATAAGCATCGCTTCTTTCCAAAAAGATTACCTGAATTTCTTTTGAATTTTATTGCAGCATTATATAAAAGAAAATTACTAGTTCTAAATCTAGCTAATAAGAAGAAGGTATCAGGTTGA
- a CDS encoding response regulator transcription factor: MNNPFWKVLIADDEPVIREGIRDSVNWSSLQMEVKAEAEDGEEALELALEHSIDILLADLNMPIMDGIALIKQIREKLPQCKIVIITGHDEFTYAQEAVRLNVTDYILKPADPNQLKQVLDSVRLELETSVKQDQYIEMASNQISKNLSMLREQFCRDWIEGRLEIADIQKQLQFLELPLRSPELFAVLQCPEYFANKPLMKEKEKQMFMFSIENIVSELLDPYNKVIFRDETGLIIIILWKYVPDEMFKRIEKVIQEYLKMTINMYVELVEGELEEVSVVYRQCKDLMKNELTISPIVRRARQYIETHFAEPTITLELVAKTLQVSPVYLSRMIKQELGMSFVSLVTNMKMKKAIQLLNSTDLPIVEIAEQVGYDTQHYFSTAFKKVMGVSPIKYRKNSGEIKWDNSY; this comes from the coding sequence GTGAATAATCCATTTTGGAAAGTGTTAATTGCTGATGATGAGCCAGTGATACGGGAAGGAATCAGAGATTCGGTAAATTGGTCTTCTCTGCAGATGGAAGTAAAAGCTGAAGCTGAAGACGGAGAGGAAGCTTTGGAGCTAGCATTGGAACACTCAATTGATATTTTATTAGCAGACTTAAATATGCCGATAATGGATGGAATTGCTTTAATAAAACAGATTAGAGAAAAACTACCCCAATGTAAAATAGTCATTATTACTGGCCACGATGAATTCACATATGCTCAGGAAGCAGTAAGATTAAATGTGACAGATTACATCTTAAAACCAGCTGATCCTAATCAATTAAAACAAGTATTAGATAGTGTTCGACTAGAGCTCGAAACGTCTGTCAAGCAGGATCAGTATATAGAAATGGCGTCTAACCAAATTTCTAAAAACCTTTCTATGTTACGAGAGCAATTTTGTCGAGACTGGATAGAGGGACGTTTAGAAATTGCTGATATACAAAAGCAATTACAATTTTTGGAGCTGCCATTAAGAAGTCCCGAACTTTTTGCTGTCCTACAATGCCCAGAATACTTTGCAAATAAACCGTTAATGAAAGAAAAAGAAAAACAGATGTTTATGTTTTCAATTGAAAATATCGTTTCAGAATTACTTGATCCATACAATAAAGTGATTTTTCGCGATGAAACCGGGCTAATTATAATTATTTTATGGAAATATGTACCTGATGAAATGTTTAAAAGAATTGAAAAAGTTATACAAGAGTATTTAAAAATGACAATAAACATGTATGTTGAACTAGTTGAGGGAGAGTTGGAAGAAGTTTCAGTCGTATATAGACAATGCAAGGATCTAATGAAAAATGAGTTAACCATCTCTCCAATTGTCCGACGTGCCAGACAATATATTGAAACACATTTTGCAGAACCGACAATTACGCTTGAATTAGTTGCAAAAACTTTACAAGTATCACCTGTCTATTTAAGTAGGATGATTAAGCAGGAACTCGGAATGTCTTTCGTTAGTTTAGTAACCAATATGAAAATGAAAAAAGCGATCCAGCTGTTAAACTCTACTGATCTACCAATTGTAGAAATTGCTGAACAGGTTGGATATGATACTCAACATTATTTTAGCACAGCATTTAAAAAGGTGATGGGGGTTTCGCCGATTAAGTATCGGAAAAATTCAGGTGAAATTAAGTGGGACAATAGTTATTAA
- the chvE gene encoding multiple monosaccharide ABC transporter substrate-binding protein, with protein MKKKSLTIMLVFLIVLTLTMTGCGVKETSGESKGFIGISMPTKSSERWVNDGENMKKQFEELGYETDLQYAEDIIENQTAQIENMITKGVDVLVIAPIDDRSGLTSVLERANKRGIKVISYDRLIQHSEYVDYYATFDNFKVGVLQGTYIEEKLGLKEAKGPFNIEIFAGSPDDNNAYFFFDGAMSILMPYIDSGKLVVRSNQMKFNQGATLRWDGALAQSRMDNLLSAYYSSERVDAVLSPYDGISIGIISSLRGVGYGSGDKPMPVITGQDAELASIKSIINDRQTQTVFKDTRELAKKAVEMADALINGEKAEVNDTKTYNNGKKIVPAYLLNPVSVDKTNYDTVLVESGYYTKDQLGQ; from the coding sequence ATGAAAAAGAAATCGCTTACTATAATGTTAGTATTCTTAATTGTATTGACTTTGACTATGACAGGATGTGGAGTCAAAGAAACAAGTGGGGAATCAAAAGGGTTTATTGGGATTTCAATGCCAACAAAGTCGTCTGAAAGATGGGTTAATGATGGAGAAAATATGAAAAAGCAATTTGAAGAGCTTGGCTATGAAACTGATTTGCAATATGCAGAAGATATTATTGAAAATCAAACTGCCCAAATTGAAAATATGATTACTAAGGGTGTTGATGTGCTAGTTATTGCTCCAATTGATGACCGATCTGGGTTAACAAGTGTACTAGAAAGAGCAAACAAACGTGGGATAAAGGTCATCTCATATGATCGTTTGATTCAGCATAGTGAATATGTTGATTACTATGCAACCTTTGATAATTTCAAGGTAGGGGTTTTACAAGGAACATATATTGAAGAAAAATTAGGGTTAAAGGAAGCAAAAGGCCCTTTTAATATCGAAATCTTTGCTGGTTCACCAGATGATAATAATGCATACTTCTTCTTTGACGGGGCGATGTCGATTCTAATGCCTTATATTGATTCTGGTAAGTTGGTTGTAAGAAGTAATCAAATGAAGTTTAATCAAGGAGCCACATTAAGATGGGATGGAGCACTTGCTCAATCAAGAATGGATAATTTACTAAGTGCTTATTATTCATCAGAACGGGTTGATGCGGTTCTTTCACCATATGACGGTATAAGTATTGGAATTATTTCTTCCTTAAGAGGGGTTGGATATGGCAGTGGAGATAAACCGATGCCAGTCATCACCGGTCAAGATGCTGAGCTTGCTTCGATAAAATCAATCATTAACGATCGACAAACACAAACCGTGTTTAAGGATACAAGGGAGCTAGCTAAGAAGGCTGTAGAAATGGCTGACGCTCTCATCAATGGAGAAAAAGCTGAGGTAAATGATACAAAGACATATAACAATGGCAAAAAAATTGTCCCGGCGTATTTATTAAATCCAGTGTCTGTTGATAAGACAAACTATGACACTGTATTAGTAGAAAGCGGCTATTACACGAAAGATCAGCTTGGACAATAA
- a CDS encoding MBL fold metallo-hydrolase: protein MQKLYRSGEPLLNEVYQTQVPTNVVAFWNLGQSGILLKGKLDDGWICIDPYLTSSIEETNPQSEFKRAFSPLLKPAMLKDIDGILVTHEHDDHLDLATIKELAQVSTDTTFILPAPSDPLIGHGLSNAEIHLAKANQAFSVKGFNISPVPAAHTTYEVDEKNDHLYLGYFIEVNGIRIYHSGDTVITPLLIEKVKAFKPDVAFLPINGGDFFRTSRGIIGNMSFREAADFSVAVGVDLVVPIHFDMFPTNRENPAYFVDYLFHQYPAQKFHMMVPGERFIYHK from the coding sequence ATGCAAAAGCTCTATAGAAGTGGAGAGCCTTTACTAAATGAGGTTTATCAAACACAAGTACCTACAAATGTCGTTGCTTTTTGGAATTTAGGTCAGTCTGGAATCCTACTCAAGGGTAAACTGGATGATGGGTGGATTTGCATAGACCCATATCTGACTTCAAGTATTGAAGAAACTAATCCACAATCAGAGTTTAAGAGAGCATTCTCACCACTGTTAAAACCAGCTATGTTAAAGGATATTGATGGTATTCTAGTAACTCATGAACATGATGATCATCTTGACTTAGCAACAATAAAAGAACTAGCACAGGTGTCAACGGATACGACATTTATTTTGCCGGCACCAAGTGATCCTTTAATAGGACATGGGTTAAGTAATGCAGAAATTCATTTAGCTAAAGCAAATCAAGCTTTTTCTGTCAAAGGGTTTAACATTAGCCCAGTACCAGCAGCACATACAACTTACGAAGTAGATGAAAAAAACGACCATCTGTATTTAGGTTATTTTATTGAAGTTAATGGCATAAGGATCTATCACAGCGGAGATACGGTGATCACCCCATTACTAATAGAAAAAGTGAAAGCGTTTAAACCGGATGTAGCTTTCCTTCCAATTAATGGTGGTGACTTTTTCCGGACCTCCAGAGGTATAATCGGAAACATGAGCTTCCGAGAAGCTGCTGACTTTTCTGTAGCAGTCGGAGTAGATCTGGTGGTCCCCATCCATTTTGATATGTTTCCTACTAACCGGGAGAACCCAGCTTATTTTGTCGACTATTTGTTTCATCAATATCCAGCACAGAAATTTCATATGATGGTTCCTGGTGAGCGGTTTATTTATCATAAATAA